One Brassica oleracea var. oleracea cultivar TO1000 chromosome C7, BOL, whole genome shotgun sequence genomic window carries:
- the LOC106302866 gene encoding uncharacterized protein LOC106302866: protein MTPELVGETIEQVELLNKRLKVAHDRQKSYADKHIKNLEFSVGDKVYLEMRTFRGSDPNRKLKKLRPSCVPAGTTVRISDFHDLFHISVLRKVVRESELILPRPPADAQRNLSLVSKPVKIVDEKEVDNRGRKVKMVLVRWTRDGIHEDVWEPEYHLRDDEKTKGGDGDGGDGEVSEERDELAGVLRAVVAADEGRDGRELREGVE from the exons ATGACTCCTGAACTGGTCGGAGAAACGATTGAGCAAGTGGAACTCCTCAATAAAAGATTGAAAGTAGCACATGACCGTCAGAAGAGTTACGCCGACAAACACATAAAGAATCTAGAGTTTTCAGTAGGAGACAAGGTGTATTTAGAAATGAGGACCTTCCGAGGGAGTGACCCAAACCGGAAGTTGAAGAAGTTGAGACCCAG TTGCGTACCGGCTGGCACTACCGTTAGAATTTCTGACTTTCATGATTTGTTCCACATCTCTGTGCTACGGAAAGTGGTACGAGAATCTGAGTTAATCCTGCCGCGTCCACCTGCAGATGCACAACGTAACCTGTCATTGGTTAGCAAACCAGTGAAGATTGTGGACGAAAAGGAAGTGGATAACCGCGGACGGAAAGTAAAGATGGTGCTAGTTCGCTGGACGAGGGATGGAATCCACGAGGATGTGTGGGAACCTGAGTATCATCTGAGG GATGATGAAAAGACCAAAGGTGGGGATGGGGATGGAGGAGACGGTGAGGTCAGTGAGGAACGAGACGAGCTAGCTGGAGTCCTAAGAGCCGTTGTGGCGGCTGATGAAGGAAGAGACGGTAGAGAACTAAGAGAAGGAGTGGAATGA